In Ahaetulla prasina isolate Xishuangbanna chromosome 10, ASM2864084v1, whole genome shotgun sequence, the genomic window TCCCCAGTGGAGTCCCCTGGTGGACATGGCAGTAGAAGGCTTTGAGAAGGACCCTACCAGCCActcgccccacccacccacccacgtgACTGCCACACAGGCCCTGAGCCAAATGCACCGCCAGACACCATCCGAGGGAGCTCCCCAAGCTGGGTCCTGGCCATCCAGGTGGGCATCAACTGCAGTTGAGGTGCAGGCTAAAAGGACGCAAGGCTGATGACCGCAGAAATGAATCCCGAGCATGGAGGGGCTTCCCAACTCCACCTGAACTTCCAGGGGTCTTTCTGACCTATCCTGGCTCTGggaagagggtggggatggggcgcTGTTGGCAGTTCAGAGGCTAAAAATGAACCACCTGGCTGCTTTGAGGCAAATAACTCGGTAGGGGTTGGGGATCGACTTCCACACAAAACAGAGCCTTCTGCCCTCCACCATCTTGGTTTTTCTCCCTCCAGGCTGCCAGGAAGCCCTGCCTTTTTTAGCTTCCCTAGATCCTCACTTGCTCTCCACTGTCCAAGCCGCCAGCCAGGACACGAAGCAGTTCAGTCCAAGTGCCACTGCAGTGCGGCCTCCGCAGACACTGATCTTTACACCTCTACTTGGACTGACCTCACCTGGACCCCTGGAAGCTCATCTCCCTGGGCCGAATCCCGAGGGCAACCCTCTCCCCAGGAACTCATGAGTCCTGCCAGACCCTTCTGGACGTGAATGTGGGCGGGCAGCCCCAGGACAGCATGGTAGCCCTTTGTCAGGCACAGCCATGTCTGTGCAGCCTGCAGGCTGACATTTCTCCCTGACCCACAGCCTCACTGGCCCCTGGAGGACCCTTTGTACTCCAGGACGTCCTTGGGAGGCTGAGGGAATGGGCCGGCTTTGGGCTCCAAGGACCCTGAGGGGAGCTTGTGTCCAGGGGGGGATGCTGGGCTGACTAACCAACTGGAGGCTGCTGGATTTTTGGGCTTCTGTGATtgattgtttttaaagaaaaggtgtgtgagagagaaggacAGTGCCTGCCTGACctgcttttgctgggttcctgCCTCATTTAAGAAGGGGCAAATGCCATTGTGCGATGGCACCTTTGCCCTTGCTCTGAACTGTGGTATCAGTATTGCATGATCTTCCTACAGGCTTCCCACTCCAACAGTTCTGCAGGGCAGGCTCACTTAGGCTACTGAAGAGCTCCCAGCCCTTCCCTTCCTGCTCTCCCTCAAGCTTTCTGCCCCATGTTTGTCAGGTGAGTTTAAATTTCTAAGTGAAAAACAGAAATTGGTTTCACTTTCCAAGGAGGTCTCTGAGACCACCCCTAAAGCACAGAAATAAAACAGAGGAGCTACAGCCGAAGCTCACAGGACCTTCCAGAGAGGGGAGCGTGGCATACCTGGGCAGACCCCCTTAGCCAGCCTTCTGTGAGAAGGTCTCCCCATGCCAAGTCTAGACCCTGCCCCGAGGGATGAGATGGTTACACTGAGGCAAACTGCTCCAACTGTGGCAGGATAGCCAGGAGACCCCCAACTCCCAGGTTCTGGGTGCATAGAAGGGCTGCACCTTCACCCACACATGAAGGAAGCCTGGCTGCCTTTTCTGAATGCCTAACCCCAACCGGGGCTTCAGCATCACAGAAGGCAGCAGTCAAAATTGGGCCTTTTGCTAGTACTTGGAAGTGGGGGTAAAGGAAGCCAGGAACTGAGCAATGGGGAGCAGACCATTGATAGCTCTTCTCCCAGTTAGCATTGCTGTCCTCTGTATGGCCCTGGCACAAGGAAGCTGCaccccatttccccctccccagccaACCCCCAGGGCCTTCCTGCATGGTGGCCAGAGGGCAAGGACCAGCCTGTGCCTTCAAATGGTTTGCTGTTTGGCTGAAGAAACCCCAATTCACAAAGAAGGACCGGGGGGTCTGCCCAAATATTTTCTGCCCATCAGCACTAAGAGGAGGCTGGGTGGGATGCCCGTGGCAGCCCCTCTCCCCAGAACTGATTTATTTAGGTGGTCAGGAACCACTTTGTGGATCCAGAGGGATTTTGAGATCATCTTATGGCACAAACCAGAACCAGAACCTGGGTTTTAGGCCGGGGGAGGGGAATGGGCTGCAGATGGGAGGGGGACCAGCCAGGCAGGAAAATATATCCTCCAAGGGCTACCCAGAAGCAATTGGGCAGCCAGAGCAgaactgggggtgggtgggaatgacAGTGTTTTCCTGCCAGGTGAGATACTGAGTGTGAGGAGGAAGGAAACAGCAGgtgcacttccttccttccttccttccttccttccttccttccttccttccttccttccttccttccttccttccttccttccttccttccttccttccttccactagaAAACCCTTCTACTCTTTGCTGGGGGGGTGGACCCCGAGGGGAGTTCTGCGGGTGCTCCCACAGCTTGGCTAAAAGAATGCTGTGTTCACCCATTCTTGGGGGCGGGATGATGGCCATAGCCCCAGAACCCTCTGGCTGCTCCCTTTGCTTTTACCCCTTTCTCCTACTTCCGAGGAAAACCCTCCAGGACGCGGAGCCGTGAAAGGAACCCGCGCCTGTCCAGAAGCCCCTCCTTGGAGCCTGTCGAAGGTCCCGCTTGCGCCGGGCCCGTCGCATCTGTGCCCTTCCCCGTCCCAAGAAAGCACGCTGCACCCCAGAGGTGTTTGGCAAAAAAACACTACATTCTCTAGCTCGCAGTCCGGGTCGCTCTGGGTCAAGCTGTCTCCGGAGTGCATCGCGGATTCCCAGATCTTGGACGCAGCTGAGGCTTCGATCAAGGCCCGGCCCGGCCAGacagacgggagggagggagggagggaggggcaggtcccTTCTACGCGGTCACCTCCTTTTCGCGCTGGTGGCAGCGGCTGAGCTTCAATTCCGTCAGCTGGATGTAGCGGAGGACGTTGGtgtctggggggggaggggccgtgaaCGTGGGGGGGCTGCGCCGAATGGGAAGTGCCCTCCTCCCGCTTCCCTCCGACATGGCTTGGCCCCCTTCTTGCCCGGACCTAGAGCAGCGGGGGCTCAGGGCCGGGGTCCCCGAGCGGCCCCTTACCGCCTGGCCCGCTGCCCGCCCAGAAACCCACCTGTGGGCTGGCGGCCCTTGGCCTCTTTCAGGTAGAGCAGGGCCTTGTCGCAGTCGCCCAGGTGGTAGAAGGCGATGCCCGCGCGGTACATGGCTTTGAAGTTGCCCTTCTCCTTGGCCAGCACCTTGAGGCAGTATTCGCGGACTCGCTCGTAGTTCACCAGCTCCGACTGCAGGAGGCAGGCTGCGAAGAAGAAAGCGGAAGGCACCGACACACCCCGAGCTCGCCTTCCCTGCTTTCACCTGCGGCGGGGGCGGCGTGGTGAGACTGAGCCGCCCCCGAGAGGTGACCCCCCCCGCTGCGCTTCATCCAACCCGGGGTCAATGGCACCTCAGGCTGCAGCaaatgggggcgggggcgggggaagGAGAGCTGCTCCCTCTAGAGACTGCGCGCGCGCCGCACTACCTCTCCCCAGCAGTGAGGCTATTGTGAGGCTCcctcttttttccaagtttaacTCTTTGGGGTTAAACTGGGGTGGGtctatttcttcttcctcctcctcctcctcctcttcaaatACTAAGCTCTTTCCTTCATTTTgtcatttctctttcttctctgagACAAAAGCACAAAGTTGTCGAAGTTCATTTCAAGCTACAAATCCCACCTGAAATGACCCAGCTGAAGGCTTCCATTCTGCACACCAAGAATGCAACCGGAAGTGCAGCTCTAGCCGCCTCTTTCGCTCCTCGAAGGGCTTGTAGTGGCAAAAGGGTCAACGTGACACTAAGGATCCAGAGACCTCGCGGTGCTGCCAGGCGCTGAGAAGGACCTCCATCCCGCACCGCTGGTCTCAAAGCAAGGAGGCCGGTCCGCAACCAGGACGGGCCGGGAGCCATCGCCTGGCGCTTTGGGACGCGGTTGTGAGGCGGGCGGGTCAAGCAAGGGAACTTCGCCTTAGCGCTGAAAGGCCCCGGGGGCTTTTGGGGCTCTTTGGGCCAACTGGTGGCCTCGGCCCATCATCCAGGGGGGTTTAAAGGTACAGGGAGCAGCTTGGCTCCATTGGAAGGAACACCTGATGACATTAAAGGGAAAAGGCTAccagaaaaaaaacatgtttaattGGCATTCAATGACCAAATGGCAAGATTAAGTTCGGCGGCCCCTTTTCAGGCTTTGCAGAATTCCAGTTGGCCACAAGCAGCGCTTCCCTGGGCGTCGGCAGGCAACAGAGGCCCCTTCCACAGTGCTGGGAGCGGCGTCCGACTCTGAAGGGCTTTCTCCAGCTGGGCGGGCTGGGTCGGGTTTTTCTACCCCCCGCCTGGGGCCAGGACTACGcggcttcctcctccctcccacctcgGCGGCGGGGGCGGGCTCTTACCAGTCAGGCTGTCGTAGCACTCCATCTCGGTGCTGTCCGCCTGCTCCCGCTGCTCGGCGGACAGGTGACGCCAAACGACCAGCGAGCTGCCCTTCGCAGCTGCCGCCTCGGCCTCCCCCTCGGCGGCCGGCGGTTCCAGTCCCTTCAACTGCAGCAGGGCTCGGTGGTACTTGCCGATGGCTTCGCGGAGCTTCTTCTGCTTGTAGCAGCGATGTCCCTCCGTCTTGAATTCCACCGCCCGTTGGAGTTTGGCCTCCAATTCCGCAGCCGCGGCGCAGCGGGCCCGGCAGTCCCCTCCACCGGTGCCCAGCACTAAGGAGGCCCCGCCGGCCTCCAGGCGGCTCTTCTGGTACGGGCTGCGCTCTTCCATCCCCGCCTTCACTGGCCGAGACCCATAACGAGCCCAACGCCTGCTTCCGCCGGACGGGGAGCTAGAAGAGAGGCTGGGCGTAAAGGGAGGGATGCGGGCAGAGCCACCAGCGCCGCTTCAGCACCGCGGATAGCGCACTAGTGCATTGTGGGAAACTCCTCCCGCCTCAGCACCAGCAGCCTGACCTCGCACGGCTCGGGACCGAATCGGGAGAGGTTGCTACAGGCAGCACCCCAGCGGATGGGCGGGCTAGCGCCTCTTCCCTGCCTCGGAGGCCTGCTCGACCCGACATTTCCAAGCTGGACTCTAGATCGGGTTTCCCACAGTTTGAAGGGAGCTGTGTGGTCAGACAGCCGGCTAGGCTGAAGTTGGCTTGAGAGGCATTGTGAGGAGCCagtcaacggggggggggggtggaggggggggtgtATTAGCTGCAGCACATAATGGAGGACTCATGGCTATGAATGAACGAATGTCAAAATGGCTTGTAACCTGCTTGGAATGTCATTGGAGCAGGAGAATTCAAAGCCTGGGATGCCCTCCAGCATGGTCAGCTGGTagccacagcagcagcagccccccAGCCCCTCTGGGACCTGAGCTGTGAAGCCTGGGCCCCACACTGCAACTGTCTCCTGGGTCCCGCCAGCTCCATGGGAGGGAGAAGCACCCCATTTTTCTGACCTCAGAAGCAAGAGTGTTTCCAAGAGAATAAAACACTTTATTAGACATATGAAGTCCCTTTGCTTAcaatctctttttttgtttttagtcatgggggggggggattgtgcAAGACTCAAGACCACAGAGAGAAGGTgggatagacagacaaacagaccagGATGAAGTGAGAAAACTTTCTGtatgaaggaagaaaaggagagaaggggTCCCACACACTCTCTTGAGCCTAGAGTCATGCCTTTCTGCACTCCCAGTTCAAACGTCATCCCGGCATCCTTCTCCCTCATTGGATGGGATCCCCCAGGAAGCGGCTCAAGAACTTAGAGGCAGCAATTGCAGGGTTGGTGCTGACACAAAGCTTCTGTGGCCTGGAGTATTTCAGGAAGATGGCACGAAGGGAGGCGTTGGCGCCCTGCAAAACTGCCTTGGCCATGGACGGGAAGACAGCCGACAGCTCGGTCTCACTGTGAGGAGAGAGGAACAGTTAGAGGGCACTTACCGACTGAACCCATCTTTGGTTGGTTACTGTTCAAATGCCCCAGTCCCTGCGGTTGGGAGGACAGCCAGGGCCATCTCGCTGGGCTGCAGCTGACCTCCAGTGTCCTGAATGGGGCACAACTGTACAGATGTAACCGGGCACCCCATGGGGCATGAGACATCTGGTTTCATGCAAGAATTGGGGCAGTAGCCACACCTGCAGTTCCCATGCCCTCTGGGCACATGAAGGAACATGCAGCCTCACGACCAAGAGGTTGTGCTTTAAAAAGCTGGGAAATGAGGGAGAGATGCCAGATTATTTTCACCTCTGCTATTTCTCATTGACATTACCTCCGTTCCTTGCTTATCATACCTGTATACGTGGAACTTTGGAAAATATTCCTGAATCGCATCCATGTCTTGGATTCTGGCTTCCCATGACAGCCGGTGTGCCAGAGACAAAGACGCAAAGGACAACTGAGCAGGCTCAAAGCGCAGGCAGTCCACCTCCATCAGAGATGCTTCCAGGAAATAGAGGGCCAAGAACTGGACCTGAACatggggaaagagggagaagaggatggtTGCTGCCTCCCCCCAACACTCCAGGACTAAATCTCGGAGGGGGGGTGTCCTCCAGGTCCGCAAAGgtacctctctctctcctgccctcCCACAAGGCCAGGGATCTTTACCCAGGGACCACTTGGGAACAGCAACTGGTGATCCTGAAGCTGGTTCTGGGCCTCGGCCAGCTCACTTGGGGACCTTTACCTCCAAGGTGCAATGGGCCACTTCTGCCAGGAGGCGGAACAGGTGGATGGGATTGGCATAGTGTAGCTCAAACCTGAGCCGGGCTAGGATTTTGCGTTCCATTTGCAGGAGGTCCTTTCGGCTGCAGGAGTTCTCCATCATGAAGCATAGCTGGGCTGGCTGCAGGAAAGGAGAGAGCAGCTCAAACCTTATGCCAGAACATGATGGGGGCTTCCAGAGAGGTtcagatgccctcctctgccagcctCAAAGGCCAAGGACCAAGAAGGGCTGCTGGACTAAAGCAGAGCAAGCAAGTCGCTTGGCTTGCCCTGGTCTCTGGAAGGGCAACAGACATGCCCGAATCCAGCTTTTGTACTCTCACCTCTGGACAGGTGTGCTCCTCCAGTTTGCACGCTAGAAAGAGGCAGGTGGCGCTGAGGAGCTGCAAGTGAGTGATCCTGACCCGGCCTGCTCTCATGTAGCAGTTCATGAGATGGACGGCCAGGTGGAGGGTCTCATCAGCCAGATTCAGATAGTCCTGGAGGGAAAGGAGCAGAGGTAAGGGGGAATTCCCCTCCCACTTTTAGACCCAACAAATCTGGCCACCCCAACCCAGCACTTACATGCACTTGTACCAGCCAGTCCACCAGAAGGGCTCGCATCTCCACTGTCACTGACCGCGGCAGGTCAAAGCCCTGGAATGCATACGACGGCTGCTTCCGCTGTGAACAGTTCAGAGCCAAAGGTTGGGCAGGGCCTGGCCCCTGGCACAGTGTGCTCATTGGGTAGGCCAGGGGAAGTAGGTGGACTAGAGAGGTTCCCTGGAATGGAGCTGAGGGGGAGGcagtgttctgctctgctcttctcCAGTGCAGGGCAGACTCCTTGGAAGCCCTCAATGGGTGTACGTGGCACACACAGCAAGAGGCCATAGTAGCCAGCAAGCCCCAAATGATGGAGATTTAGGCTGCCTTGGCTAGGCAAAGATGCCATCAGAGGAACCCTGAAACCTGGGCCAAGCCAAGGGGGTCCGTCTCTATCTTACAGTTACCAAGACTGCTGGTAGCATCTTCCGCCATTCCAGAGGATAAAGCACCTGGATGCCTTAATTGGGTTCCCGCAGGGAATGCAGCAAGCCAGCTCTCCCGCCTTCACCTGCCTCCCCAGCAAAGAGCATTCTGGAAGCACAATGCCAAAGGCATCCAGGCCAGGTGTTCCCAAAGGCCGGgccgggtgggggggagggctcCATTGCCAGTGCTCACCATCAAGTTGCTAAAGATGTCAAAGGCGTACTCCCTTTCCAGGGCCATGTCCATCCGCAGCATCGCTTGGGACAGCTCCTGCGCAAGGGCCAGTGAGGCTGGGACCactgggggagaggggggagactgGGAGATCAGCAGGTCTTCCTTGCGATGAGGGAATGCTGGCTTGTCACAGAACATGGTGCACGCGTAGGattatccccccaccccccgaagaTGGACTACATTCGCTGCCTTCCAGGGCCCTTTTGGGTTATCAGCACCTCACCTCGCTCTCTTGGCAAAGGAGCTTCAGGCAGGGCTTGGGGGCACCCCCACTTCTCAGCCTCTTTTTCATAGCTTTCCAGGCCTTTTTTCTGAAAGAGGAGGGAGTCGGGCAGCCAGAAGGAAGGCAAGGCACGGGACGGGGTAGGGAAACAAAGCCCAAGCagccaccttcccccctcccaaccctttgCACACAACCTGCTGCCCTCCATCTCAGAGCCTGGAGCCCTGGAGGGCTCAAGGTTGCCTCCTGCTGTGTCCAATGCTGGTCAAAGGCAGGATTCCGGGCCTTCACCCCACCAGGGGAGCCCACCCCGAGCTCCCTCTTGCAAATCTCATGGCTGCAACCTAATGCTTGACAGAGGCACCCTAGCTCCACCTCCTTCCCTGGCTAGAGTTTCTGGTGGTCCTATTTCACCCAATCCCCCTGGGAATCTGGCACCCAATGTATTGGGGGAGGATTTGGGGATTTGTTCCTACCATACTGCCACAGCTCAGGTGCAAAGGGGCTGAAACATGCCTCTTACGCAGTCCCACAGAGAAGGGGGCATTAAAGTTGGGCTGGCCATCTTCTCTCCCTTGACCAGATGGATTCTTGCCAGTGGCCCCCCCTGCAGCCCCAACTTTGGGTTGACTTCCCCCAGGATTGATTCCTGAGAGCACCCAAATAATTTCCAGATCTGAAGCTTCAGGCTGAAgctgccctccctccccactgcagggccAGGAGTGACCCACCTTCCCAGGTGCTTTTTCGGTGCTCTGGCCTTCATTGCTCTTGCTTTTCAAAGGCTCCCTTTTCTCTTCCACCTGAAAGAGAGCAGCATTACTGAAAGAGGGAGGTTGTTTAA contains:
- the TTC9B gene encoding tetratricopeptide repeat protein 9B, yielding MEERSPYQKSRLEAGGASLVLGTGGGDCRARCAAAAELEAKLQRAVEFKTEGHRCYKQKKLREAIGKYHRALLQLKGLEPPAAEGEAEAAAAKGSSLVVWRHLSAEQREQADSTEMECYDSLTACLLQSELVNYERVREYCLKVLAKEKGNFKAMYRAGIAFYHLGDCDKALLYLKEAKGRQPTDTNVLRYIQLTELKLSRCHQREKEVTA
- the CCNP gene encoding cyclin-P, encoding MAGPERRPWTLLQLQRAVLSVEEKREPLKSKSNEGQSTEKAPGKKKGLESYEKEAEKWGCPQALPEAPLPRERVVPASLALAQELSQAMLRMDMALEREYAFDIFSNLMRKQPSYAFQGFDLPRSVTVEMRALLVDWLVQVHDYLNLADETLHLAVHLMNCYMRAGRVRITHLQLLSATCLFLACKLEEHTCPEPAQLCFMMENSCSRKDLLQMERKILARLRFELHYANPIHLFRLLAEVAHCTLEVQFLALYFLEASLMEVDCLRFEPAQLSFASLSLAHRLSWEARIQDMDAIQEYFPKFHVYSETELSAVFPSMAKAVLQGANASLRAIFLKYSRPQKLCVSTNPAIAASKFLSRFLGDPIQ